Proteins found in one Palaeococcus ferrophilus DSM 13482 genomic segment:
- a CDS encoding ABC transporter ATP-binding protein, which produces MAGVRLENVWKIFGEFEAVKDMNLEVKDGEFMILLGPSGCGKTTTLRMIAGLEEPTKGKIYVGDKLVADPENGLFIPPKDRDIAMVFQSYALYPHMTVYDNIAFPLKLRKVPKQEIDQRVREVAEMLGLSELLNRKPRELSGGQRQRVALGRAIVRRPKVFLMDEPLSNLDAKLRVKMRAELKKLQKQLGVTTIYVTHDQVEAMTMGDRVAVINQGVLQQVGSPDEVYSKPANTFVGGFIGSPPMNFMDATVTEDGFVDFGEFRLKLLPEQVEVLEERGYLSKEAIFGIRPEDIYDAFFAQVKVPGENMARAMVEIVENLGGEKVVHLSVGDLAFVGKFPAESRVKEGEELDIVFDMTKAHIFDKGTGRAVF; this is translated from the coding sequence ATGGCTGGTGTCAGATTGGAGAACGTGTGGAAAATATTTGGCGAGTTTGAGGCAGTCAAGGATATGAATCTTGAGGTTAAAGATGGGGAGTTCATGATCCTCCTTGGCCCGAGCGGCTGTGGAAAGACCACAACCCTGAGAATGATCGCGGGTCTTGAGGAGCCCACCAAGGGTAAAATCTACGTTGGGGATAAGCTGGTTGCGGACCCGGAGAATGGCCTCTTCATCCCCCCAAAGGACAGGGACATCGCCATGGTCTTCCAGAGCTACGCCCTCTATCCACATATGACCGTCTACGACAACATAGCATTCCCCCTCAAGCTCAGGAAGGTTCCGAAGCAGGAGATTGACCAGAGGGTTAGAGAAGTCGCGGAAATGCTCGGCCTCAGCGAACTCCTCAACAGGAAGCCGAGGGAGCTTAGCGGCGGGCAGAGACAGCGCGTGGCATTGGGCAGGGCCATCGTGAGGAGACCGAAGGTCTTCCTCATGGACGAGCCGCTCTCAAACCTAGACGCCAAGCTGAGGGTGAAAATGCGCGCCGAGCTGAAGAAGCTTCAAAAACAGCTTGGGGTCACCACCATATACGTCACCCACGACCAGGTCGAGGCAATGACGATGGGGGACAGGGTGGCCGTTATCAACCAGGGCGTCCTTCAACAGGTCGGCTCTCCCGACGAGGTTTACAGCAAGCCGGCGAACACCTTCGTTGGTGGATTTATTGGAAGCCCGCCGATGAATTTCATGGACGCCACCGTTACGGAGGATGGCTTCGTGGATTTCGGAGAGTTCAGGTTAAAGCTCCTGCCCGAGCAGGTGGAAGTGCTTGAAGAGAGAGGCTACCTGAGTAAGGAGGCCATTTTTGGCATCCGCCCCGAGGACATCTACGACGCTTTCTTCGCCCAGGTGAAGGTTCCGGGGGAGAACATGGCAAGGGCGATGGTGGAGATTGTGGAGAACCTCGGCGGGGAGAAGGTTGTTCATTTGAGCGTTGGGGATTTGGCCTTTGTGGGCAAGTTCCCCGCGGAGTCGAGGGTTAAGGAAGGCGAGGAGCTGGACATAGTCTTCGACATGACGAAGGCACACATATTCGACAAGGGTACTGGCAGGGCCGTCTTTTAG
- a CDS encoding ABC transporter permease subunit: protein MKFEMPKRKSEILKITGATLLALVVMGILLFPVYYMFTISLKPSGTLATSNIDLIPDKITLENYREIMFGHQEGLIKTSSFKITADTIKIRDTINRYELIVEGGTVSSDYPGKLTLGNMKVDEVRGGTTSEESDATLIRNGEYLRASAESMEAVVGIRKLNVEGRRVILKVSKPEDSPVDLSKFTKTGEDTYEAENVKLYLPDGGKIEASSGTLEANNFAYIRIAKVGGQVWGYMKRSLIIASLTVVLTLLFVIPSAYAFSRLKFFGREHILYFYLMFTQVAGGLGIAGLVALYGMLVKLHLTNNIYVLPVIYAAGSVPFNTWLLKGYLDSISPDFDEAALVDGAGYLQIIRHVLIPMSLPGLATVAIFAFIGGWTELILANLLLNQEKHPLTVWIYTMLANLRSVSWNQFAAAALIFALPVFVMFLLAQNYVRSGLTMGGLKE from the coding sequence ATGAAGTTCGAGATGCCCAAGCGGAAGAGCGAAATCCTGAAGATAACGGGCGCCACGCTACTGGCGCTCGTGGTTATGGGAATCCTGCTCTTCCCTGTCTACTACATGTTCACCATATCCCTTAAGCCATCGGGAACGCTCGCAACGAGCAACATTGACCTAATCCCAGACAAAATCACCCTCGAAAACTACCGTGAGATAATGTTCGGCCACCAGGAGGGCCTGATAAAGACATCGAGCTTCAAAATAACGGCGGATACGATAAAGATAAGGGACACCATCAACCGCTACGAGCTCATAGTGGAGGGTGGAACGGTTTCCTCCGACTACCCCGGAAAGCTGACCCTCGGCAACATGAAGGTTGACGAAGTGCGCGGGGGAACGACGAGCGAGGAAAGCGACGCCACGCTCATAAGAAACGGTGAATACCTCAGGGCCTCGGCGGAAAGCATGGAGGCGGTCGTTGGAATAAGGAAGCTCAACGTCGAGGGGAGGAGGGTAATCCTCAAGGTGAGCAAACCGGAGGATTCTCCCGTTGACCTCAGCAAGTTCACGAAGACGGGAGAGGACACCTACGAGGCCGAAAACGTCAAGCTCTACCTCCCGGACGGCGGAAAGATAGAGGCGAGCTCCGGAACCCTTGAGGCGAACAACTTCGCCTACATCAGAATAGCCAAGGTCGGCGGCCAGGTGTGGGGGTACATGAAGAGGAGCCTCATAATAGCAAGCCTTACAGTGGTGCTGACGCTGCTCTTCGTCATACCCTCCGCCTACGCCTTTTCGAGGCTCAAGTTCTTCGGCAGGGAGCACATCCTTTACTTCTACCTGATGTTCACGCAGGTCGCAGGGGGACTTGGAATCGCTGGACTCGTGGCCCTCTACGGTATGCTCGTCAAGCTCCACCTTACGAACAACATCTACGTGCTCCCCGTGATATATGCCGCTGGAAGCGTTCCCTTCAACACATGGCTCCTCAAGGGATACCTTGACTCCATAAGCCCCGACTTCGATGAAGCGGCCCTCGTTGACGGCGCGGGCTACCTCCAGATCATAAGGCACGTGCTCATTCCAATGTCCCTGCCGGGCCTTGCGACGGTGGCGATATTCGCCTTCATAGGCGGCTGGACGGAGCTTATCCTTGCCAACCTGCTCCTCAACCAGGAGAAACACCCACTCACGGTTTGGATTTACACCATGCTCGCCAACCTGCGCTCAGTATCGTGGAACCAGTTTGCCGCCGCCGCTCTCATATTTGCGCTGCCCGTCTTCGTAATGTTCCTGCTCGCCCAGAACTACGTCAGGAGCGGCCTGACGATGGGTGGTCTCAAAGAGTGA
- a CDS encoding UPF0146 family protein has translation MPLEDLAYYLNERTSGRLAEIGVGFQFKVALTLRSLGRDVFVVDWNPKAVERARELGLRAFRDDVFNPRLELYTGVGAIYAVRPTPEIIKPILELGRKLEVPVIILPLSGDRVPRGMRLENYRGLAIYSKGI, from the coding sequence ATGCCACTTGAAGACCTCGCGTACTACCTCAACGAGAGAACCTCCGGAAGGCTCGCCGAGATTGGGGTGGGTTTTCAGTTCAAGGTGGCCCTAACCCTGCGCTCCCTTGGGAGGGACGTTTTTGTCGTTGACTGGAACCCCAAAGCGGTTGAGAGGGCAAGGGAGCTTGGCCTAAGGGCCTTCAGGGACGACGTCTTCAACCCGCGGCTCGAGCTTTACACGGGTGTTGGGGCGATTTACGCCGTTAGGCCCACACCGGAGATTATCAAACCCATTCTGGAGCTTGGGAGGAAGCTAGAGGTTCCCGTTATCATCCTCCCCCTCTCCGGAGATAGGGTTCCCAGAGGTATGAGGCTCGAGAACTACAGGGGTCTGGCGATATACAGCAAAGGTATTTAA
- a CDS encoding OPT family oligopeptide transporter: MEFKPYIPPEKSLPEYTAKAFVLGIVLSIIMGAANAYLGMYAGMTVSASIPAAVISMAILFAFKDRNILENNMVQTAASAGESLAAGVIFTFPALIVLEYYTTFPYYIVTIIAALGGALGALFTIVLRRAFIAEEKLPYPEGTACAEVLIAGDRGGSHAKPIFFGGLFGALYKLFGSLGVWRGTLESAKFLGKRVFYFGSDLSAALISVGYIVGLNIAFLVFLGGAIAWFVAIPIYAAKTGNPNGLSAVDLAWTIWSTKIRYMGVGAMVVGGLWSLVKLRGPISRGVRAGLEAAKHRQAGGTLLRTEEDMPLNYVIALIVAFVVPLFLLYAHILDSIGIAAIMAVLMLILGFFGSAIAGYLAGVVGSSNNPVSGITIMSLLFTALVLKGLGLSGTGGMAATILVAAVVCTAAAIAGDTMQDLATGYIVGATPKRQQVFEVVGVFAAALVMAPVLNLLIRAYGIAGTPTATENALAAPQAFLMAKVTEGVFEGTLEWSMVFIGAGIAVVLIILDEILAKKGSSFRTPVMPVAVGIYLPLELGVPILLGGIVRYAVDKATGKREEDVTDAGILGAAGLIAGEALMGITFAGLIVANVAPSVPTTLIGNVLGVVFLLGLLGWLYTIGKRSQ, translated from the coding sequence GTGGAGTTTAAACCATACATCCCCCCGGAAAAATCCCTACCTGAGTACACCGCCAAGGCGTTTGTGCTGGGCATCGTACTCTCGATTATCATGGGTGCCGCCAACGCCTACCTCGGAATGTACGCGGGAATGACCGTGAGCGCGAGCATTCCAGCGGCGGTCATATCCATGGCAATACTCTTCGCATTCAAGGATAGGAACATCCTGGAGAACAACATGGTTCAGACGGCGGCGTCCGCAGGTGAGTCACTCGCGGCAGGAGTCATATTCACCTTCCCCGCCCTTATCGTGCTCGAGTACTACACGACGTTCCCGTACTACATCGTGACCATCATAGCGGCCCTCGGTGGAGCCCTCGGTGCCCTCTTCACCATCGTTCTCAGGAGGGCCTTCATAGCCGAGGAAAAGCTCCCCTATCCAGAGGGTACCGCCTGTGCGGAAGTCCTCATCGCCGGTGACAGGGGAGGAAGCCACGCCAAGCCGATATTCTTCGGCGGACTCTTCGGTGCCCTCTACAAGCTCTTCGGAAGCCTCGGAGTCTGGAGGGGAACCCTTGAGAGCGCCAAGTTCCTTGGAAAGAGGGTCTTCTACTTCGGAAGCGACCTCTCGGCGGCGCTCATAAGCGTTGGCTACATCGTCGGCCTCAACATAGCCTTCCTCGTCTTCCTCGGCGGTGCGATAGCCTGGTTCGTGGCAATACCAATCTACGCCGCCAAGACAGGCAACCCCAACGGCCTGAGCGCGGTAGACCTCGCCTGGACCATCTGGAGCACCAAGATCAGGTACATGGGTGTCGGTGCGATGGTCGTCGGTGGTCTCTGGAGCCTCGTCAAGCTCAGGGGACCGATATCAAGGGGTGTCAGGGCAGGACTTGAAGCAGCAAAGCACAGACAGGCCGGGGGAACCCTCCTCAGGACCGAGGAGGACATGCCTCTGAACTACGTCATCGCCCTCATAGTGGCCTTCGTGGTTCCGCTGTTCCTCCTCTACGCCCACATCCTCGACTCAATAGGCATCGCGGCAATAATGGCGGTCCTGATGCTCATACTCGGCTTCTTCGGAAGCGCGATAGCCGGTTACCTCGCGGGTGTCGTCGGCTCCTCCAACAACCCGGTCTCGGGAATCACCATCATGAGCCTCCTCTTCACCGCCCTCGTTCTCAAGGGGCTCGGGCTCTCGGGAACCGGGGGAATGGCCGCTACAATCCTCGTGGCGGCAGTTGTTTGTACCGCCGCGGCGATAGCCGGTGACACCATGCAGGACCTCGCCACCGGTTACATCGTCGGTGCAACACCCAAGAGGCAGCAGGTCTTCGAGGTCGTCGGTGTCTTCGCCGCCGCCCTCGTCATGGCCCCGGTGCTCAACCTCCTCATCAGGGCCTACGGTATAGCGGGAACCCCGACCGCCACCGAGAACGCCCTCGCGGCCCCGCAGGCCTTCCTCATGGCCAAGGTCACAGAGGGTGTATTTGAGGGGACCCTCGAGTGGAGCATGGTCTTCATAGGCGCGGGCATAGCGGTCGTCCTCATAATCCTCGACGAGATACTCGCCAAGAAGGGCTCAAGCTTCAGGACACCGGTCATGCCCGTGGCGGTCGGCATATACCTGCCGCTCGAGCTCGGCGTTCCGATACTCCTCGGCGGTATCGTCAGGTACGCCGTCGATAAGGCGACCGGCAAGAGGGAAGAGGATGTCACCGACGCCGGAATCCTCGGTGCGGCGGGACTCATAGCCGGCGAGGCCCTCATGGGTATAACCTTCGCGGGCCTCATAGTTGCGAACGTGGCACCCTCTGTCCCGACGACCCTCATCGGCAACGTCCTCGGTGTCGTCTTCCTCCTCGGACTGCTCGGCTGGCTCTACACCATCGGCAAGAGGAGCCAGTGA
- a CDS encoding M20 family metallo-hydrolase codes for MSEALKKVTQEVEKLRDEMVNTLMELIKIPAMSPDYGGEGEYDKAQKLLEIITDWPFDKVEVYEAPDERAKKGVRPSILAYYYGQEGEKSPRLWILTHLDIVPPGDLSKWESDPFKPVVRDGKIYGRGSEDNGQSLVASLYAVRALMNLGIRPKRTVVLAFVADEETGSKYGVEWLMKNHPELFRKDDLVLVPDGGNEDGTFIEVAEKSILWFKLKVRGKQVHASMPDKGLNAHHVALDLAYHLDKLLHEKYNKRNELFEPPESTFEPTMVKNPADSPNIAPGEHEVVFDCRVLPEYSLDEVLNDVKALAEEVKARYRKEIEGMVLPEIEIEILQRLDAPAPTDPKGEIVVLLKEALKKLRGKDAKVGGIGGGTFAAYFRKLGIPAVVWATLDEMAHQPNEYAKIENLVEDAKVMAALALL; via the coding sequence ATGAGTGAAGCCCTCAAAAAAGTCACCCAAGAGGTTGAGAAGCTCCGCGACGAGATGGTGAACACCCTCATGGAGCTTATAAAAATCCCTGCGATGAGCCCCGACTACGGGGGAGAAGGGGAATACGACAAGGCCCAGAAGCTGCTCGAGATAATAACGGACTGGCCCTTCGACAAGGTCGAGGTTTACGAGGCCCCGGACGAGAGGGCCAAGAAGGGGGTAAGACCGAGCATTCTGGCGTACTACTACGGTCAGGAGGGCGAAAAAAGCCCGCGCCTCTGGATTCTGACACACCTCGACATCGTCCCGCCTGGAGATCTGAGCAAGTGGGAGAGCGACCCATTCAAGCCCGTCGTCAGGGACGGAAAGATTTACGGCAGGGGAAGCGAGGACAACGGGCAGAGCCTTGTTGCCTCTCTCTATGCCGTCAGGGCGCTCATGAACCTCGGAATCAGGCCGAAGAGGACGGTGGTTTTAGCTTTCGTGGCCGATGAGGAGACCGGAAGCAAGTACGGTGTCGAGTGGCTCATGAAGAACCACCCCGAGCTCTTCAGGAAGGACGACCTCGTTCTCGTCCCGGACGGAGGAAACGAGGACGGGACCTTCATAGAGGTTGCCGAGAAGAGCATACTCTGGTTCAAGCTCAAGGTGAGGGGAAAGCAGGTTCACGCGAGCATGCCCGACAAAGGGTTGAACGCCCACCACGTCGCCCTCGACCTGGCCTACCACCTCGATAAACTCCTCCACGAGAAGTACAACAAGAGGAACGAGCTCTTTGAGCCCCCAGAGAGCACCTTCGAGCCCACGATGGTTAAAAATCCAGCAGACTCTCCAAACATAGCACCCGGTGAACACGAGGTCGTCTTCGACTGCCGCGTTCTGCCTGAGTACAGCCTCGATGAGGTACTCAACGACGTTAAGGCCTTAGCCGAAGAGGTTAAAGCGAGGTACAGGAAGGAGATAGAGGGCATGGTTCTCCCGGAGATAGAGATTGAAATCCTCCAGCGCCTCGACGCTCCCGCTCCAACCGACCCGAAGGGCGAGATAGTGGTTCTCCTCAAGGAGGCGCTCAAGAAGCTCCGCGGAAAGGATGCAAAGGTTGGAGGAATCGGCGGAGGAACCTTCGCGGCATACTTCAGAAAGTTAGGGATTCCAGCGGTGGTTTGGGCCACGCTGGACGAGATGGCCCACCAGCCCAACGAGTACGCCAAGATAGAAAACCTTGTGGAGGACGCAAAGGTGATGGCGGCCTTAGCGCTCCTCTGA
- the glmM gene encoding phosphoglucosamine mutase, with product MRLFGTAGIRGTLWEKVTPELAMDIGRAVGTYIDGERIAVARDGRTSSVMLQNAMISGLLSTGKEVLDLGLLPTPALAWATREYADGGIMITASHNPPTDNGIKVFNSDGTEFYVEQERELEEVVFSRNFKKADWNEIKTVRKLEVIDDYINAVLDFVNHETNLRVLYDGANGAGSVLAPYLLREMGAKVISVNAHVDGHFPGRKPEPRYENIAYLGELARELGVDIVIAQDGDADRIAVFDEKGNYVGEDTVIALFAKLYVEEHGGGTVVVSIDTGSRIDTVVEKGGGKVVRIPLGQPHDGIKRYGAIFAAEPWKLVHPNFGPWIDSFVTMGLLLKLIDEEGKPLSKIIEENIPDFYLTKKNVPCPDELKKAVMERATVELEEKLRDETKELLTISGVRFNLRDGSWVLVRPSGTEPKIRVVVEAPSERRRDELFELAYETVRRAVERAAKA from the coding sequence ATGAGACTCTTCGGAACCGCTGGAATCCGTGGAACGCTGTGGGAGAAGGTCACCCCTGAACTCGCCATGGACATTGGCAGGGCGGTTGGAACGTACATAGACGGTGAGAGGATTGCCGTCGCGAGGGACGGCAGGACGTCGAGCGTCATGCTCCAAAACGCGATGATTTCCGGGCTTCTAAGCACGGGCAAGGAAGTTCTCGACCTCGGTCTGCTCCCCACTCCAGCGCTGGCATGGGCCACGAGGGAGTACGCGGACGGGGGAATCATGATAACGGCCTCCCACAACCCTCCGACCGACAACGGGATAAAGGTCTTCAACTCCGATGGAACGGAGTTCTACGTCGAGCAGGAGCGCGAGCTTGAAGAGGTGGTCTTTTCCAGAAACTTCAAAAAAGCGGACTGGAATGAGATAAAAACCGTCAGGAAGCTGGAAGTAATTGACGATTATATAAACGCGGTTCTGGACTTCGTGAACCACGAGACAAACCTTAGGGTTCTCTACGACGGGGCAAACGGTGCCGGAAGCGTCCTCGCGCCGTACCTCCTCCGCGAGATGGGGGCGAAGGTGATAAGCGTCAACGCCCACGTGGACGGCCACTTCCCGGGAAGGAAGCCCGAACCCAGGTACGAGAACATAGCCTACCTTGGAGAACTCGCGAGGGAGCTGGGGGTGGATATTGTTATTGCCCAGGACGGCGACGCGGACAGGATAGCAGTCTTCGACGAGAAGGGCAACTACGTGGGCGAGGATACCGTGATAGCGCTCTTCGCGAAGCTCTACGTAGAGGAACACGGCGGGGGAACCGTTGTCGTCTCCATAGACACCGGCTCGAGGATAGACACCGTCGTTGAGAAAGGTGGAGGGAAGGTCGTCAGGATACCCCTCGGCCAGCCTCACGACGGGATAAAGCGCTATGGTGCAATCTTCGCGGCCGAGCCCTGGAAGCTGGTTCATCCAAATTTCGGGCCCTGGATAGATTCCTTTGTCACAATGGGCCTCCTGCTGAAGCTCATAGACGAGGAGGGGAAGCCCCTCTCGAAGATCATCGAGGAGAACATCCCCGACTTCTACCTCACAAAGAAGAACGTTCCCTGTCCCGATGAGCTCAAGAAGGCCGTGATGGAGCGTGCAACGGTAGAGCTTGAAGAAAAGCTCCGGGACGAGACGAAGGAACTCCTCACGATATCAGGCGTTCGCTTCAACCTCCGGGACGGCTCCTGGGTTCTCGTCAGGCCGAGTGGAACCGAGCCCAAGATAAGGGTGGTCGTTGAGGCCCCGAGCGAGAGGAGGAGGGACGAGCTCTTTGAACTCGCGTACGAAACCGTTAGAAGGGCCGTGGAAAGGGCCGCAAAGGCCTGA
- a CDS encoding MBL fold metallo-hydrolase, which produces MVEITFLGSGGGRFITITQMRSTGGFLINSSVRLYVDPGPGALVRSWRYKLDPRKLDAIFVSHRHVDHCSDLEVMVEGMTIGVTKKRGVLIASKSVIEGDETHTPAVSKYHTDSLEEVHVANPGDRFVLGEDELIITPSIHSDPTTVGFRMRTAEGDISYIPDTEYFEGLKELHDGARIVIASVTRPQDMKIPYHLTTEDAVYFLRGLKKKPELFVMNHVGMKMHFANPHKEAKFIENVTGVKTIVAKEGLKVMVHGDEVALRTLRPVRFV; this is translated from the coding sequence TTGGTAGAGATAACATTCCTCGGAAGCGGGGGCGGGCGTTTTATAACCATAACCCAGATGCGTTCCACCGGTGGCTTTCTCATAAACTCCAGTGTTCGCCTCTACGTTGACCCCGGTCCCGGAGCACTGGTGAGGAGCTGGCGCTACAAGCTCGACCCCAGAAAGCTCGACGCCATCTTCGTCTCCCACAGGCACGTTGACCACTGCAGCGACCTCGAGGTGATGGTGGAGGGGATGACGATAGGCGTTACCAAGAAGCGCGGCGTCCTGATAGCATCCAAGAGCGTCATCGAGGGTGATGAGACCCACACCCCTGCCGTATCCAAGTACCACACGGACTCCCTTGAGGAGGTACACGTGGCCAACCCCGGCGACAGGTTCGTTCTCGGGGAGGACGAGCTCATAATAACGCCCTCTATTCACTCGGACCCGACTACGGTCGGGTTTCGCATGAGGACGGCGGAGGGGGATATATCCTACATTCCCGACACCGAATACTTTGAGGGTCTCAAGGAACTCCACGACGGGGCGAGGATCGTGATAGCCTCCGTCACAAGGCCCCAGGACATGAAGATACCCTATCATCTCACGACCGAGGATGCTGTTTACTTCCTCAGGGGGCTAAAGAAGAAGCCCGAGCTCTTCGTGATGAACCACGTGGGTATGAAGATGCACTTCGCCAATCCCCACAAGGAGGCAAAGTTCATCGAGAACGTCACTGGGGTCAAGACGATAGTGGCCAAGGAAGGGCTTAAGGTCATGGTTCACGGCGACGAGGTCGCTTTGAGAACCCTCCGGCCGGTGCGCTTTGTTTAA
- a CDS encoding carbohydrate ABC transporter permease, giving the protein MDKKTMAALALILPGMVAFLFFNIYPIVYSIYIAFTNAKLGNFPIQAPNAEPLRFVGIENFKWALSDSKFRSAFLWTWVFVLTSVSLKVFAGIFLSVLYNSKYVKGKALYRALLIIPWALPLLFSVMVWRFMFDPVVGPINIILRDLGWSNPPDWMTNITWGFVSLNIIEVWLAYPFMMTVITSALQSVPDTLVEAAIIDGANYWQRLTRVVIPIVSKPIAFATILTSAASFQYFLVPFLYNGNLFEDRFLLLYGYRKAFGSALPEYGKAAAVLLIATIVLAVYMFVNMRITRLQEGAGA; this is encoded by the coding sequence TTTAATCCTGCCCGGAATGGTGGCGTTCCTGTTCTTCAACATATATCCAATCGTTTATTCGATTTACATCGCGTTCACAAATGCAAAGCTCGGGAACTTCCCCATACAGGCTCCCAATGCGGAGCCCCTGAGGTTCGTGGGGATTGAGAACTTTAAATGGGCGCTGAGCGATAGTAAGTTTAGGAGCGCCTTTCTCTGGACGTGGGTTTTCGTGCTCACGAGCGTGAGCCTCAAGGTGTTTGCGGGTATCTTCTTGAGCGTCCTCTACAACAGCAAGTACGTTAAGGGGAAGGCCCTTTATAGAGCCCTCCTCATAATCCCCTGGGCCCTTCCGCTCCTCTTCTCCGTCATGGTGTGGCGCTTCATGTTCGACCCGGTCGTTGGGCCCATCAACATAATCCTCAGGGACCTCGGGTGGAGCAACCCGCCGGACTGGATGACCAACATAACGTGGGGCTTTGTCTCTCTCAACATAATCGAGGTGTGGCTGGCGTACCCCTTCATGATGACGGTCATAACCTCGGCCCTCCAGTCGGTCCCGGACACGCTCGTGGAAGCGGCCATCATAGATGGGGCAAACTACTGGCAGAGGCTCACAAGGGTGGTCATACCCATAGTCAGCAAGCCCATAGCCTTTGCCACCATACTAACGAGCGCCGCCAGCTTCCAGTACTTCCTCGTGCCCTTCCTCTACAACGGCAACCTCTTCGAGGACCGCTTCCTTCTGCTGTACGGTTATAGAAAGGCCTTCGGGTCGGCGCTTCCCGAGTATGGGAAGGCAGCTGCGGTGCTTCTCATCGCCACCATCGTGCTGGCGGTCTACATGTTCGTCAACATGAGAATAACCAGACTCCAGGAGGGGGCGGGAGCATGA
- a CDS encoding PqqD family protein: MENYLHLHPVRNENVELRKIEGKYYLLIPMDSPLDVLARRLHGDYRRIELDEVGAYIWELCDGRRSVEEVGKALRARFGDEVEPLYERLVVFLLDLHRRNLIRFKRHGEK; the protein is encoded by the coding sequence ATGGAGAATTATCTACACCTCCACCCGGTGCGCAACGAGAACGTCGAGCTCAGGAAAATCGAGGGAAAGTACTACCTCCTCATCCCTATGGACTCACCCCTCGACGTTCTCGCGAGAAGGCTCCACGGTGACTACAGGAGGATTGAGCTCGACGAAGTTGGCGCCTACATCTGGGAGCTCTGCGACGGACGGAGAAGTGTGGAGGAGGTAGGAAAGGCCCTGAGGGCCCGCTTTGGGGATGAGGTTGAACCCCTCTACGAGCGTCTCGTTGTTTTTCTGCTCGACCTCCACAGGAGAAATTTGATTAGGTTTAAGAGACATGGGGAGAAATGA